One region of Daphnia pulicaria isolate SC F1-1A chromosome 7, SC_F0-13Bv2, whole genome shotgun sequence genomic DNA includes:
- the LOC124350568 gene encoding uncharacterized protein LOC124350568 isoform X1, protein MSSKGSASLVRNDHLTGQQQQQQEASSSVTMQQPNKGKVRPSSRQQLDVTTLIKRNKERRCKNYVTWPLLLAVAAACVALVTCHLWFTWHLQRKVEALQSRVQSLASTRDLDELRAQLRNLHDNLVDDDDDAGAQFNKDSMLEQHVFNGENNQETDQPGEIVDMSLAADGDKSAALLLSGLDDQDDEEEEEEKKDIRVFSSIHTPAERNEMLEVDWQRRTANNSSSSKRVSKMDRLDGQAKTNRNKRQADLSSHTQDGVPIFDRGYGATPPNRTEGLRIYQSLLTNSGRNEPGQSRSAESDAAVVQQQQQPHHRQNNFWRNRNKEKPRHRHQKATTRSPAMVDDVELSSVAAEFEANGQDLRSPSDTTSAPPAAAKSSVAPSNVEFRHSRVKTSSENTGPLSVDQKIWSRSNGIFSIGAGPYAGGSLQEDRISAATAPAILTKTVTASVGSSSSQVRQQQQPNVYKVNQPAVNARGGSSQQSDNEDQISRDSPSSPSSSGKKRINKKQLRDLSHTATAVHLVADTRNATSTSYENQVEIASRNELGLHTSWKIAPSNWDSPLKTTPLVKIDGAILTVKQSGLYFIYAQVHYLDEHSTNAYEVFINTEPFLRCITSAFSETSFPKANTCYTAAATQLREGDKLFLRDIEPLRYSVLQPSKTFFGLIRMAPIADFS, encoded by the exons ATGTCCAGCAAAGGCTCGGCATCACTTGTGAGGAACGACCACTTGacgggacaacaacaacaacaacaagaggccagcagcagcgtgaCGATGCAGCAGCCCAACAAAGGCAAAGTGCGCCCGTCCAGCCGACAACAACTGGACGTGACGACGCTCATCAAACGCAACAAGGAGCGACGATGCAAAAACTACGTCACCTGGCCGCTCTTGCTGGCCGTCGCGGCGGCCTGCGTCGCCCTGGTGACTTGCCACTTGTGGTTCACGTGGCATCTGCAGCGCAAGGTGGAGGCCTTGCAGTCGCGCGTCCAATCGCTGGCCAGCACCCGAGACTTGGACGAGTTGCGTGCCCAGCTGCGCAATCTCCACGACAATcttgtcgacgacgacgacgacgctggcGCCCAATTCAATAAAGACTCGATGCTCGAGCAACACGTTTTCAACGGCGAAAACAATCAg gAAACGGACCAACCTGGCGAAATCGTCGACATGAGCCTGGCCGCCGATGGTGACAAGTCGGCCGCCCTCCTGTTGAGTGGCCTGGATGATcaagacgacgaagaagaagaagaagagaagaaagacaTTCGCGTTTTCTCATCCATTCACACTCCGGCCGAGCGGAATGAAATGCTCGAAGTCGATTGGCAGAGGCGGACggccaacaacagcagcagcagcaaacgagTTTCGAAAATGGACCGCCTGGACGGACAAGCCAAGACGAATCGCAACAAGCGCCAAGCCGATCTGAGTTCGCACACTCAGGACGGCGTCCCCATTTTCGACCGCGGCTACGGCGCCACTCCGCCCAACCGCACAGAGGGATTGCGCATTTACCAATCACTGCTGACCAACAGCGGGAGAAACGAGCCCGGGCAAAGCAGGTCGGCAGAGTCGGACGCAGCCGTcgtccagcaacagcagcagccgcaccACCGACAAAACAATTTCTGGCGCAACCGGAATAAAGAAAAGCCGCGCCATCGTCACCAGAAAGCGACGACTCGATCCCCCGCGATGGTCGACGACGTCGAATTGAGTTCCGTCGCAGCCGAGTTTGAGGCTAACGGCCAAGACTTGCGATCGCCGTCCGATACGACATCTGCTCCTCCAGCAGCGGCCAAGAGCAGCGTGGCTCCCAGCAATGTGGAATTCCGGCACAGCAGGGTCAAAACGTCGTCGGAGAACACGGGGCCGTTATCGGTCGATCAAAAGATTTGGTCCAGGAGCAACGGCATTTTCTCCATCGGCGCCGGACCCTACGCTGGCGGTTCGCTGCAGGAGGACCGCATCAGCGCCGCAACGGCACCCGCCATTCTGACCAAAACAGTCACCGCATCCGTCGGGTCTTCTTCCAGCCAAGtcaggcaacaacaacaacccaacgtCTACAAGGTCAACCAGCCGGCCGTCAATGCTCGTGGTGGCTCTTCACAGCAGTCGGACAATGAGGACCAAATTTCACGAGATTCGCCATCGTCTCCGTCCAGCAgcggaaaaaagagaatcaacAAGAAGCAGCTGCGTGATCTCAGCCACACGGCCACCGCCGTTCACTTGGTGGCCGACACCCGCAACGCCACATCGACCAGCTACGAAAATCAAG tagaAATAGCCTCCAGGAATGAACTTGGACTTCACACGTCATGGAAAATAGCTCCGAGCAACTGGGACTCCCCGCTCAAAACAACACCTCTAGTAAAAATTGACGGCGCTATACTTACTGTCAAACAGAGCGGACTGTACTTTATCTACGCCCAG GTCCATTATCTAGACGAACATTCCACAAACGCGTACGAAGTCTTCATCAACACGGAGCCTTTCCTACGTTGCATTACGTCAGCCTTTTCTGAAACGTCGTTCCCCAAAGCCAACACCTGCTACACGGCGGCCGCCACCCAATTGAGAGAAGGCGACAAACTTTTCCTGAGAGACATTGAACCACTTCGCTACTCGGTCCTGCAACCCAGCAAGACTTTCTTCGGGCTCATTCGAATGGCTCCTATTGCtgatttttcataa
- the LOC124350699 gene encoding uncharacterized protein LOC124350699 produces the protein MEIPPSPTPTVQSEGTISIDSRVNGMDNRQPVRPQPRPPRSRSRSTSSDRRGRRGRRYDRDRRRDSRDRRRDSRDRSGRRRSSQDRHRNRRSRSRSRSSRRDGRRSLPPPTSGPEVPAPRPILPVSKFATDQLASWMSVGQPATSTKELRDTFNPDFEDATFSLTCPKMDDVVERQLLRDRNGKYINQRELIWKSTQLKVLDVAKPLMSLWNRFPENSEEAVILECAIRLWAEAHFYISKNRRSNVMNSVYPRFKNLLKDPSKFSPAEVGHLFGPSFTSALLQAADEDAKLQKVAASGRGKSLKKPHQHPAEKRAEQQPSTSRHKDTGEKRIYQTRSRGGKSGGYGPAGAGKEAAKK, from the coding sequence ATGGAAATTCCTCCCTCTCCTACGCCCACCGTGCAAAGTGAGGGTACGATTTCCATAGACTCTAGAGTAAACGGAATGGACAATAGACAGCCAGTGAGACCTCAGCCTAGGCCCCCACGTTCTCGATCGCGATCTACATCATCTGATAGAAGAGGACGTCGAGGCCGAAGGTACGACAGGGATCGCAGGCGCGACTCGAGGGATCGCAGGCGCGACTCAAGAGATCGCAGCGGAAGGCGTCGTTCATCTCAAGATAGACACCGTAATCGCCGAAGCAGATCAAGATCGCGTTCATCAAGGCGTGACGGAAGACGTTCCCTGCCTCCCCCAACCTCAGGTCCGGAGGTTCCAGCTCCACGACCGATTCTGCCAGTTTCAAAATTCGCGACGGACCAGCTGGCCTCGTGGATGTCGGTGGGACAGCCGGCGACCTCGACTAAGGAGTTGAGGGACACTTTCAACCCGGATTTTGAGGACGCAACCTTTTCCCTGACATGCCCGAAGATGGATGATGTAGTCGAGCGGCAGCTTCTGAGGGACAGGAACGGCAAATACATCAATCAGCGGGAGCTGATCTGGAAATCGACTCAACTTAAGGTACTCGATGTGGCCAAACCTTTGATGTCGCTTTGGAATCGCTTCCCTGAGAACTCGGAGGAGGCCGTTATACTCGAGTGCGCCATTCGTCTCTGGGCAGAAGCGCACTTTTACATTTCAAAGAATCGTAGGTCCAACGTGATGAATAGCGTGTACCCGCGTTTTAAAAATCTGCTGAAGGACCCATCTAAGTTTTCGCCGGCGGAAGTTGGCCATCTCTTCGGGCCTTCCTTTACGAGCGCGTTACTTCAGGCGGCAGACGAAGACGCGAAATTACAGAAAGTGGCGGCATCAGGAAGAGGAAAGAGCTTGAAGAAACCTCATCAGCATCCAGCCGAAAAGAGAGCCGAGCAGCAGCCTAGCACATCAAGGCACAAGGATaccggagaaaaaagaatctatCAGACAAG
- the LOC124350568 gene encoding uncharacterized protein LOC124350568 isoform X2 → MSSKGSASLVRNDHLTGQQQQQQEASSSVTMQQPNKGKVRPSSRQQLDVTTLIKRNKERRCKNYVTWPLLLAVAAACVALVTCHLWFTWHLQRKVEALQSRVQSLASTRDLDELRAQLRNLHDNLVDDDDDAGAQFNKDSMLEQHVFNGENNQETDQPGEIVDMSLAADGDKSAALLLSGLDDQDDEEEEEEKKDIRVFSSIHTPAERNEMLEVDWQRRTANNSSSSKRVSKMDRLDGQAKTNRNKRQADLSSHTQDGVPIFDRGYGATPPNRTEGLRIYQSLLTNSGRNEPGQSRSAESDAAVVQQQQQPHHRQNNFWRNRNKEKPRHRHQKATTRSPAMVDDVELSSVAAEFEANGQDLRSPSDTTSAPPAAAKSSVAPSNVEFRHSRVKTSSENTGPLSVDQKIWSRSNGIFSIGAGPYAGGSLQEDRISAATAPAILTKTVTASVGSSSSQVRQQQQPNVYKVNQPAVNARGGSSQQSDNEDQISRDSPSSPSSSGKKRINKKQLRDLSHTATAVHLVADTRNATSTSYENQEIASRNELGLHTSWKIAPSNWDSPLKTTPLVKIDGAILTVKQSGLYFIYAQVHYLDEHSTNAYEVFINTEPFLRCITSAFSETSFPKANTCYTAAATQLREGDKLFLRDIEPLRYSVLQPSKTFFGLIRMAPIADFS, encoded by the exons ATGTCCAGCAAAGGCTCGGCATCACTTGTGAGGAACGACCACTTGacgggacaacaacaacaacaacaagaggccagcagcagcgtgaCGATGCAGCAGCCCAACAAAGGCAAAGTGCGCCCGTCCAGCCGACAACAACTGGACGTGACGACGCTCATCAAACGCAACAAGGAGCGACGATGCAAAAACTACGTCACCTGGCCGCTCTTGCTGGCCGTCGCGGCGGCCTGCGTCGCCCTGGTGACTTGCCACTTGTGGTTCACGTGGCATCTGCAGCGCAAGGTGGAGGCCTTGCAGTCGCGCGTCCAATCGCTGGCCAGCACCCGAGACTTGGACGAGTTGCGTGCCCAGCTGCGCAATCTCCACGACAATcttgtcgacgacgacgacgacgctggcGCCCAATTCAATAAAGACTCGATGCTCGAGCAACACGTTTTCAACGGCGAAAACAATCAg gAAACGGACCAACCTGGCGAAATCGTCGACATGAGCCTGGCCGCCGATGGTGACAAGTCGGCCGCCCTCCTGTTGAGTGGCCTGGATGATcaagacgacgaagaagaagaagaagagaagaaagacaTTCGCGTTTTCTCATCCATTCACACTCCGGCCGAGCGGAATGAAATGCTCGAAGTCGATTGGCAGAGGCGGACggccaacaacagcagcagcagcaaacgagTTTCGAAAATGGACCGCCTGGACGGACAAGCCAAGACGAATCGCAACAAGCGCCAAGCCGATCTGAGTTCGCACACTCAGGACGGCGTCCCCATTTTCGACCGCGGCTACGGCGCCACTCCGCCCAACCGCACAGAGGGATTGCGCATTTACCAATCACTGCTGACCAACAGCGGGAGAAACGAGCCCGGGCAAAGCAGGTCGGCAGAGTCGGACGCAGCCGTcgtccagcaacagcagcagccgcaccACCGACAAAACAATTTCTGGCGCAACCGGAATAAAGAAAAGCCGCGCCATCGTCACCAGAAAGCGACGACTCGATCCCCCGCGATGGTCGACGACGTCGAATTGAGTTCCGTCGCAGCCGAGTTTGAGGCTAACGGCCAAGACTTGCGATCGCCGTCCGATACGACATCTGCTCCTCCAGCAGCGGCCAAGAGCAGCGTGGCTCCCAGCAATGTGGAATTCCGGCACAGCAGGGTCAAAACGTCGTCGGAGAACACGGGGCCGTTATCGGTCGATCAAAAGATTTGGTCCAGGAGCAACGGCATTTTCTCCATCGGCGCCGGACCCTACGCTGGCGGTTCGCTGCAGGAGGACCGCATCAGCGCCGCAACGGCACCCGCCATTCTGACCAAAACAGTCACCGCATCCGTCGGGTCTTCTTCCAGCCAAGtcaggcaacaacaacaacccaacgtCTACAAGGTCAACCAGCCGGCCGTCAATGCTCGTGGTGGCTCTTCACAGCAGTCGGACAATGAGGACCAAATTTCACGAGATTCGCCATCGTCTCCGTCCAGCAgcggaaaaaagagaatcaacAAGAAGCAGCTGCGTGATCTCAGCCACACGGCCACCGCCGTTCACTTGGTGGCCGACACCCGCAACGCCACATCGACCAGCTACGAAAATCAAG aAATAGCCTCCAGGAATGAACTTGGACTTCACACGTCATGGAAAATAGCTCCGAGCAACTGGGACTCCCCGCTCAAAACAACACCTCTAGTAAAAATTGACGGCGCTATACTTACTGTCAAACAGAGCGGACTGTACTTTATCTACGCCCAG GTCCATTATCTAGACGAACATTCCACAAACGCGTACGAAGTCTTCATCAACACGGAGCCTTTCCTACGTTGCATTACGTCAGCCTTTTCTGAAACGTCGTTCCCCAAAGCCAACACCTGCTACACGGCGGCCGCCACCCAATTGAGAGAAGGCGACAAACTTTTCCTGAGAGACATTGAACCACTTCGCTACTCGGTCCTGCAACCCAGCAAGACTTTCTTCGGGCTCATTCGAATGGCTCCTATTGCtgatttttcataa